One window of Ziziphus jujuba cultivar Dongzao chromosome 5, ASM3175591v1 genomic DNA carries:
- the LOC107420703 gene encoding nitrate regulatory gene2 protein has product MGCAQSRIENEESVSRCKDRKILMKDAVVARNAFAAGHSGYAVALKNTGAALSDYGHGETEETPELHQLQQQPLDSTSQPPPPPPPPPPIDQLPPPPPPLPNFSPITIKRATSMPEIRMKHGKPGRVTDSITIAEEDEEEEEEEEDGHENGKGLRRSRRSRNGVAGEMGSSEVVSAAAPSSPPRTPEMKTVVPPMPESELKGMAWDFFFMMDNMAGSSLGGEEESRVEADGQHGNMEFGEAQNVDVNGRNLGNGVEPKTPEKVEEEKPLEEETPVKPIEHSHTAPPEFRRAVKMGPRVSLLQVLNQIDDHFLKASESAQEVSKMLEATRLHYHSNFADNRGNIDHSARVMRVITWNRSFRGIPNGDGGKDDFDSEEYETHATVLDKLLAWEKKLYEEVKQGELMKLEYQRKVTLLNKQKKRGASAETLEKTKAAVSHLHTRYIVDMQSMDSTVSEVNRLRDEQLYPKLVNLVDGMAKMWGSMCIHHDSQLKIVIDIKSLDISQAPKETTKHHHERTIQLLNVVEEWNSQFEKLVTHQKQYIQALNSWLKLNLIPIESSLKEKISSPPRAQNPPIQSLLYSWHDFLEKLPDELAKSAITSFAAVIKTIMLHQEEEMKLKEKCEETRKEYIRKNQAFEEWYQKYMNRRAHDETDQGRGEDTNIKDPIAEKQFAVESLKKRLEEEIEDHQKHCVQVREKSLGSLKTRLPELFRAMSDYAHACYDAYERLRSITESQNSNGNGPRV; this is encoded by the exons ATGGGCTGTGCACAATCGAGGATAGAAAATGAGGAATCAGTGTCTCGCTGCAAGGACCGGAAGATTCTGATGAAAGATGCGGTTGTTGCTAGAAACGCTTTCGCAGCGGGCCATTCCGGCTACGCCGTCGCTTTGAAGAACACTGGAGCTGCGTTGAGTGATTACGGCCATGGAGAAACCGAAGAGACCCCTGAACTCCACCAACTCCAGCAGCAGCCATTGGACTCCACCTCTCAACCACCGCCTCCGCCTCCGCCTCCACCGCCCATCGACCAGCTCCCACCGCCTCCACCGCCTCTTCCCAATTTCTCTCCCATTACCATCAAGCGCGCCACCAGCATGCCGGAGATTCGGATGAAACATGGCAAACCCGGGCGAGTCACAGATTCCATCACTATTGCTGAAGAGgatgaggaagaggaagaagaggaagaggacgGACACGAAAATGGTAAAGGCTTGCGTCGGTCGCGGAGATCGCGAAATGGGGTGGCTGGAGAGATGGGTAGTTCGGAGGTGGTGTCGGCGGCGGCGCCTTCATCTCCGCCTCGGACTCCAGAGATGAAAACGGTAGTGCCGCCGATGCCGGAATCGGAGTTGAAAGGAATGGCTTGGGATTTCTTCTTCATGATGGATAACATGGCTGGGTCATCCTTGGGTGGAGAGGAAGAGAGTAGGGTTGAGGCTGATGGGCAGCATGGGAATATGGAATTTGGTGAAGCTCAAAATGTAGACGTCAATGGTCGAAATTTAGGCAATGGGGTTGAGCCCAAGACGCCGGAGAAGGTGGAGGAGGAAAAGCCGCTGGAGGAGGAGACTCCGGTGAAGCCAATTGAGCATTCGCATACGGCACCTCCGGAGTTTAGGAGAGCGGTGAAGATGGGTCCGCGCGTGAGTTTGTTGCAGGTATTGAATCAGATAGATGATCATTTCTTAAAGGCCTCCGAGAGTGCTCAGGAGGTTTCAAAGATGTTAGAGGCCACTCGCTTACATTACCACTCCAATTTCGCAGACAATCGAG GAAACATAGATCATTCTGCAAGGGTCATGCGTGTTATAACGTGGAATAGGTCATTCAGAGGTATACCCAATGGAGATGGCGGGAAGGATGATTTTGATTCGGAAGAATATGAAACTCATGCTACTGTTTTAGATAAGCTGTTAGCGTGGGAAAAGAAACTCTATGAAGAAGTGAAG CAAGGTGAGCTTATGAAGCTCGAGTATCAGAGAAAGGTGACTCTACTGAATAAGCAGAAGAAGCGTGGTGCTAGTGCTGAGACCTTGGAAAAAACGAAGGCAGCTGTAAGTCATTTACATACCAGATATATAGTTGACATGCAGTCTATGGATTCTACAGTTTCAGAAGTAAACCGATTACGTGATGAGCAGCTGTACCCAAAACTTGTTAATCTGGTTGATGG GATGGCCAAAATGTGGGGAAGCATGTGCATACATCATGACAGTCAGCTTAAAATAGTTATAGACATAAAGTCCCTCGACATTTCCCAGGCTCCAAAGGAAACAACAAAGCACCACCATGAGCGCACCATCCAACTATTGAATGTAGTTGAAGAATGGAATTCACAGTTTGAAAAGCTTGTCACTCATCAGAAACAATACATCCAAGCTCTAAACAGTTGGTTGAAGCTAAATCTGATTCCCATTGAAAGCAGCTTAAAGGAGAAAATATCCTCTCCACCAAGAGCTCAGAATCCCCCAATTCAATCCCTTCTCTATTCATGGCATGACTTTCTCGAAAAGCTTCCAGATGAACTTGCTAAGTCTGCGATTACATCCTTTGCTGCGGTGATCAAGACCATTATGCTTCATCAGGAGGAAGAAATGAAGCTAAAGGAGAAGTGCGAGGAAACCAGAAAGGAATATATTCGCAAAAATCAGGCATTTGAAGAATGGTACCAGAAGTACATGAATCGGAGGGCACATGATGAAACGGATCAAGGGAGAGGTGAAGATACAAATATCAAGGATCCTATTGCAGAGAAGCAATTTGCCGTGGAGAGCTTGAAAAAGAGGTTAgaagaggaaattgaagatcACCAAAAGCACTGTGTCCAGGTGAGAGAGAAGTCACTTGGGAGTCTTAAAACTAGATTGCCAGAGCTTTTCCGAGCTATGTCAGATTATGCGCATGCCTGTTATGATGCCTATGAAAGATTGAGGTCCATCACAGAGTCACAAAACTCAAATGGTAATGGTCCTCGTGTTTAA